In Alicyclobacillus acidocaldarius subsp. acidocaldarius DSM 446, a single window of DNA contains:
- a CDS encoding disulfide bond formation protein B, which yields MWRWVRIRRGLGIVIPAIALSVSAYWSLVLHWSACVMCWSERLLLATTLFGWAIDLPWLVAFASASGLVVSAAQWWMQLRAVHAAFCSTTAPCDISYFQLGPLTTAGLATIVFAALTALALDRLAHVPRQAKKMGGMLFRSEIQSGR from the coding sequence ATGTGGCGGTGGGTTCGAATTCGTCGCGGACTCGGGATCGTCATTCCTGCGATTGCGCTGAGTGTAAGTGCATACTGGAGCCTTGTGCTCCACTGGTCGGCGTGTGTGATGTGCTGGTCGGAACGTCTGTTGCTCGCAACGACGCTCTTCGGATGGGCGATAGACTTGCCTTGGCTCGTGGCCTTCGCTTCCGCCTCCGGTTTGGTGGTCTCAGCAGCACAGTGGTGGATGCAGCTTCGAGCAGTCCATGCGGCTTTTTGCTCCACGACGGCGCCATGTGACATTTCGTACTTCCAGTTGGGGCCGCTTACTACGGCCGGACTCGCGACGATAGTGTTTGCAGCGCTAACAGCATTAGCACTGGATCGGCTCGCACATGTACCGAGGCAAGCCAAGAAAATGGGTGGAATGCTGTTCCGGTCAGAGATTCAATCTGGTCGTTAG
- a CDS encoding AAA family ATPase, producing the protein MRYLITDWDELHEALSDVPHQWRATCPLPVAGDAWVVEAPFAEPETLAEAVRSGVSVLLVGSPGQVDPAIRTIQGLEWQVGEELDPEAILAWMRTHGETKAPRPAIRKHAEAATGVVAVFAGLLPTGGGVGKDTLALNTAAWLAKRKIDVAVADLDPFGTLGSKLREASFETVDIFAEERPEPDVETIRRMFAPVKLGFGLLPSSGQGTVLPGDGVKRLIHAARRAFSVTILNLGSGQTNAYYAALEAATHAYLVGQGDRGKFRAYKRALEELTPLCRQAPRVILNRFYDKDAPRLWEEEFAGSPPFAAIFEDRRVFEATEAGEAAALKDPKRPFGRAIEKIVQDILGEEQASEEPRKEARRKWLW; encoded by the coding sequence ATGCGGTATCTCATCACGGACTGGGACGAACTCCATGAGGCTTTGAGCGACGTGCCGCACCAATGGCGCGCCACTTGCCCTTTGCCCGTGGCGGGCGACGCCTGGGTGGTCGAGGCGCCGTTTGCCGAGCCTGAGACGTTGGCGGAAGCCGTTCGGAGCGGTGTCTCGGTGCTTCTCGTCGGAAGCCCTGGGCAAGTGGATCCGGCGATCCGCACGATTCAAGGGCTCGAGTGGCAGGTGGGGGAGGAGCTCGATCCGGAAGCGATCCTCGCTTGGATGCGCACGCATGGAGAGACCAAGGCGCCAAGGCCCGCGATCCGAAAGCACGCGGAAGCTGCCACGGGCGTGGTGGCGGTCTTTGCCGGGCTATTGCCGACCGGCGGCGGGGTGGGGAAGGATACGTTGGCGCTCAACACCGCCGCGTGGCTGGCCAAACGCAAGATCGACGTGGCCGTTGCCGATCTCGACCCTTTCGGCACGCTCGGTTCGAAACTTCGGGAGGCGTCCTTTGAGACCGTCGATATTTTCGCCGAGGAGCGGCCCGAGCCGGATGTGGAGACGATTCGACGGATGTTCGCACCTGTAAAACTCGGCTTTGGTTTGTTGCCATCGAGCGGCCAGGGGACGGTGCTTCCTGGAGACGGGGTGAAACGCCTGATTCACGCTGCGCGACGCGCGTTTTCTGTGACGATCCTGAATCTCGGGAGCGGGCAGACCAACGCCTATTACGCGGCGCTGGAAGCCGCGACGCATGCGTATCTGGTCGGCCAGGGCGATCGAGGCAAGTTCCGTGCGTACAAGCGAGCGCTTGAGGAGTTGACGCCGCTTTGTCGTCAAGCGCCACGGGTCATCTTGAATCGGTTTTACGACAAGGACGCGCCAAGGCTTTGGGAGGAGGAGTTCGCGGGATCGCCGCCCTTTGCGGCGATCTTCGAAGACAGGCGTGTGTTCGAGGCGACGGAAGCGGGCGAAGCGGCGGCGCTGAAGGATCCGAAACGCCCGTTTGGGCGAGCGATTGAGAAGATTGTGCAGGACATTCTTGGCGAAGAGCAAGCGAGCGAAGAGCCGAGAAAGGAGGCGAGGCGCAAATGGCTATGGTGA